A single genomic interval of Amycolatopsis albispora harbors:
- a CDS encoding CGNR zinc finger domain-containing protein gives MLPAAGVTGQDGDVDFAFVSGNPALDLAGTVGSRRDNPVDLLATPADLERWVTECDELPDDVTADDATFEAALSVREALYRLALDRVLGRSFDPGSLALVNHTAAGPVPVMTLGDAGVELSGDLRAALTHVARSGITLLADRDACLKECGRAGCTRIYVDRSRGARRTWCGMDECGNRVKAAAYRARRRAASA, from the coding sequence ATGTTGCCAGCCGCCGGCGTCACCGGTCAAGATGGTGACGTGGACTTCGCCTTTGTCAGCGGCAACCCGGCCCTCGACCTGGCGGGCACGGTGGGCTCGCGGCGGGACAACCCGGTCGACCTGCTGGCCACCCCCGCCGATCTCGAGCGCTGGGTGACCGAGTGCGACGAGCTGCCGGACGACGTGACCGCCGACGACGCCACCTTCGAGGCGGCGTTGTCGGTGCGGGAAGCGCTCTACCGGCTCGCGCTCGACCGCGTGCTCGGCCGGTCGTTCGATCCGGGCAGCCTCGCGCTGGTCAACCACACCGCGGCCGGTCCCGTGCCGGTGATGACGCTCGGGGACGCGGGCGTCGAGCTGTCCGGCGACCTGCGTGCCGCGCTCACCCACGTGGCCAGGAGCGGCATCACGCTGCTCGCCGATCGTGACGCCTGCCTGAAGGAATGCGGGCGCGCCGGGTGCACCCGGATCTACGTCGATCGCTCGCGGGGAGCCCGGCGCACCTGGTGCGGCATGGACGAATGCGGCAACCGGGTGAAGGCCGCCGCCTACCGCGCCCGCCGCCGGGCCGCCTCGGCTTGA
- a CDS encoding haloacid dehalogenase type II, whose translation MAGIGGIEVVVFDVLGTLVDEPGGLRAALGDDELVTVWQRHVETEQRRIAEGQRAYANSEVIDREAAEQVAARAGITEPAAVARLATAGQRLPAWPDSAAGLGELARRFAVVGLSNASRVALLRLSAHAGLRWHQALSGETARACKPAPEVYRLAIDTAGCPPDRVLMVAAHAWDLRAAQAAGLRTAYVERPGGDPPAGGDAFDGRFGGLGELVNAL comes from the coding sequence ATGGCCGGGATCGGCGGTATCGAGGTGGTGGTCTTCGACGTGCTCGGCACGCTGGTCGACGAACCCGGCGGCCTGCGCGCGGCGCTCGGCGACGACGAACTGGTCACCGTGTGGCAGCGCCACGTCGAGACCGAGCAACGGCGGATCGCCGAAGGGCAGCGCGCGTACGCCAACTCCGAGGTCATCGACCGGGAAGCCGCCGAGCAGGTCGCCGCCCGCGCCGGGATCACCGAGCCCGCGGCCGTCGCCCGGCTCGCCACCGCCGGTCAGCGGTTGCCCGCCTGGCCCGATTCCGCCGCCGGACTCGGCGAACTCGCCCGGCGGTTCGCCGTGGTCGGACTCTCCAACGCCAGCCGCGTGGCGTTGCTGCGCCTCAGCGCGCACGCCGGGCTTCGCTGGCACCAGGCACTTTCCGGCGAAACCGCGCGGGCCTGCAAACCCGCTCCCGAGGTCTACCGGCTCGCCATCGACACCGCCGGGTGCCCGCCGGACCGCGTGCTGATGGTGGCCGCGCACGCCTGGGACCTGCGTGCTGCCCAGGCGGCGGGCCTGCGGACCGCCTACGTCGAGCGCCCCGGCGGGGATCCGCCCGCGGGCGGCGACGCTTTCGACGGCCGGTTCGGCGGACTCGGGGAGCTGGTCAACGCGCTTTGA
- a CDS encoding alpha/beta fold hydrolase, which translates to MTTIYKTETGRQEILRGYEQVLSNWPVPAERRHVPTGEGDTFVLVCGPEDAPPLVLLHGSGSNAAMWAGDVTAWSEHFRVFAIDLIGEPGLSAPSRPPLDSEAHARWLDEVLAQLGVGSVSLVGISLGGWLALDYATRRPERVAQLVLLCPGGVGRQKFGYLLPVLCYKAFGKWGVRRSIKAVAGVDPAELPEVADYLTLIFTHFLPRRDRLPLFSDEALRGLKMPVLVIAGARDAMFDSHDTAKRIQENVPHAKVTVLPDVAHSIVGQTGPILDFLRVKAR; encoded by the coding sequence ATGACCACGATCTACAAGACGGAGACCGGCCGCCAGGAGATCCTGCGCGGCTACGAGCAGGTCCTGTCGAACTGGCCCGTTCCCGCCGAGCGCCGCCACGTGCCGACCGGTGAAGGCGACACGTTCGTGCTCGTGTGCGGGCCGGAGGACGCGCCGCCGCTGGTGCTGCTGCACGGCTCCGGCTCGAACGCGGCGATGTGGGCCGGTGACGTCACGGCCTGGTCGGAGCACTTCCGGGTGTTCGCCATCGACCTGATCGGCGAGCCGGGCCTGTCCGCGCCTTCGCGTCCGCCGCTGGACTCCGAGGCGCACGCGCGGTGGCTGGACGAGGTTCTGGCGCAGCTCGGCGTCGGCAGCGTTTCGCTCGTGGGCATCTCACTCGGCGGCTGGCTGGCGCTCGACTACGCGACCCGGCGGCCGGAGCGCGTGGCGCAGCTGGTCCTGCTGTGCCCGGGTGGTGTCGGCCGCCAGAAGTTCGGCTACCTGCTGCCGGTCCTGTGCTACAAGGCGTTCGGGAAGTGGGGCGTGCGCCGCTCGATCAAGGCGGTCGCGGGCGTCGACCCGGCCGAGCTGCCGGAGGTCGCGGACTACCTCACGCTGATCTTCACGCACTTCCTGCCCCGCCGGGACAGGCTGCCGCTGTTCTCCGACGAAGCCCTGCGCGGGCTGAAGATGCCGGTGCTGGTGATCGCCGGCGCGCGTGACGCGATGTTCGACTCGCACGACACGGCCAAGCGCATCCAGGAAAACGTGCCGCACGCGAAGGTGACCGTGCTGCCGGACGTCGCGCATTCCATCGTCGGCCAGACCGGGCCGATCCTGGATTTCCTGCGCGTCAAAGCGCGTTGA
- a CDS encoding SDR family NAD(P)-dependent oxidoreductase, with translation MQQGGDLVERGVERAVDGGGQFGHDRLDQVVLRREVPVQRADRGALVVLACRNPQRAEAAAARIGGRTEVVRLASLESVRAAADEIRARHERIDLLVNNAGVTGRTEEGFEVQFGVNHLGHFAFIGHRLDRLLGRWCLRSVEAGGASTGFRPDTGHGRAADAARGHRSGRAGW, from the coding sequence GTGCAGCAGGGCGGCGATCTCGTCGAACGGGGCGTCGAGCGTGCCGTCGATGGTGGCGGCCAGTTCGGCCACGATCGCCTGGACCAGGTCGTTCTTCGTCGGGAAGTGCCGGTACAGCGTGCCGACCGCGGCGCGCTGGTGGTGCTCGCCTGCCGGAATCCCCAGCGGGCGGAGGCGGCGGCCGCGCGCATCGGGGGCCGGACCGAGGTGGTGCGACTGGCGTCGCTGGAGTCGGTGCGCGCGGCCGCCGACGAGATCCGCGCCCGGCACGAGCGCATCGACCTGCTGGTGAACAACGCGGGCGTGACCGGCCGCACGGAGGAGGGGTTCGAGGTGCAGTTCGGCGTCAACCACCTCGGCCACTTCGCGTTCATCGGGCATCGGCTCGACCGGCTGCTCGGGCGGTGGTGCCTACGCTCGGTCGAAGCTGGCGGCGCCAGCACGGGTTTTCGGCCGGACACCGGCCATGGGCGCGCTGCCGACGCTGCGCGCGGCCACCGATCCGGCCGTGCGGGGTGGTGA
- a CDS encoding antitoxin codes for MNLFDKAKEAIGNNPDKAEQGIDKAADAAKSRFGDHADKVDQASDKAKDYLRRDDNQQNPDNPAGP; via the coding sequence ATGAATTTGTTCGACAAGGCAAAAGAGGCGATCGGCAACAACCCGGACAAGGCCGAGCAGGGCATCGACAAGGCCGCCGACGCGGCCAAGTCCCGCTTCGGCGACCACGCCGACAAGGTGGACCAGGCCTCGGACAAGGCAAAGGACTACCTGCGCCGGGACGACAACCAGCAGAACCCCGACAACCCCGCTGGCCCCTGA
- the purU gene encoding formyltetrahydrofolate deformylase, whose product MSVTFTLTLSCPNRTGIVRAVSGYLFEQGCDIGEHRQFDDNVSDRLFMRTQVTAPADADLDRISADFAPVAAEFGMTYEFSANHDARILVMVSKLGHCLNDLIFRWRAGSLGADIVAVVSNHEDLRPMAESAGLPFAHIPVTPETKEAAEAELLRLVDDYEAELVVLARYMQILSDATSKALYGRAINIHHSFLPGFKGAKPYHQAYDRGVKLVGATAHYVTSDLDEGPIIEQEVIRIDHTHDPRALQTVGRDAEALALSRAVRWHCERRVLLNGQRTVVFP is encoded by the coding sequence GTGAGCGTCACCTTCACCCTCACCCTGAGCTGCCCCAACCGCACCGGCATCGTGCGCGCGGTCAGCGGGTACCTGTTCGAGCAGGGCTGCGACATCGGCGAGCACCGGCAGTTCGACGACAACGTCAGCGACCGGCTGTTCATGCGGACCCAGGTCACCGCGCCGGCGGACGCCGATCTCGACCGGATCTCGGCGGACTTCGCGCCGGTCGCCGCCGAGTTCGGCATGACCTACGAGTTCAGCGCGAACCACGACGCCCGGATCCTGGTCATGGTGTCGAAGCTGGGCCACTGCCTCAACGACCTGATCTTCCGGTGGCGCGCGGGCAGCCTCGGCGCCGACATCGTGGCCGTGGTGTCCAATCACGAGGACCTGCGCCCGATGGCCGAGTCGGCCGGGCTGCCGTTCGCGCACATCCCGGTCACCCCGGAAACCAAGGAGGCGGCCGAGGCGGAACTGCTGCGGCTGGTCGACGACTACGAGGCCGAGCTGGTGGTGCTCGCGCGTTACATGCAGATCCTGTCCGACGCCACCAGCAAGGCGCTGTACGGGCGCGCGATCAACATCCACCACTCGTTCCTGCCCGGGTTCAAGGGCGCCAAGCCCTACCACCAGGCCTACGACCGGGGCGTGAAGCTGGTCGGGGCCACCGCGCACTACGTCACGTCCGATTTGGACGAAGGCCCGATCATCGAGCAGGAGGTGATCCGGATCGACCACACGCACGACCCGCGGGCCCTGCAGACCGTCGGCCGTGACGCCGAAGCGCTCGCCCTGTCGCGGGCGGTGCGCTGGCACTGCGAACGCCGGGTGCTGCTCAACGGCCAGCGCACGGTGGTTTTCCCGTGA
- a CDS encoding L-serine ammonia-lyase: MTISVFDLFKVGIGPSSSHTVGPMRAAWLFVTRLRESGRLERVARVRCELFGSLGATGHGHGSVKAVVLGLSGEQPQLVDPVAADPAVAAVRAGHRIQLGGKHEIGFSPDDDVVLHRRARLDFHSNGMVFTAFDGTGAEVDRREYYSVGGGFVLDEDEAGRPVLAEDPTPVRYPFTTGDELLALTAETGLRISDLMLANERSWRGEPEIRAGLLHIWSVMRECVDRGTRTGGTLPGGLQVRRRAAALRDRLESGVDDHDPLHAMEWVTLFALAVNEENAAGGRVVTAPTNGAAGIVPAVLHYGARFLPGFGDEDVVRFLLTAGAIGLLFKENASISGAEVGCQGEVGSACSMAAAGLAEVLGGSPEQVENAAEIGIEHNLGLTCDPVGGLVQIPCIERNAVASVKAITAARMAVRGDGAHHVSLDKAIKTMRETGADMKDKYKETARGGLALNIVEC; the protein is encoded by the coding sequence ATGACCATTTCCGTGTTCGACCTGTTCAAAGTCGGGATCGGGCCGTCCAGCTCGCACACCGTCGGCCCGATGCGGGCGGCCTGGCTTTTTGTCACCCGGTTGAGGGAGTCCGGGCGGCTGGAGCGCGTGGCCCGCGTGCGCTGTGAGCTGTTCGGCTCGCTCGGCGCCACCGGGCACGGCCACGGCAGCGTGAAGGCCGTTGTGCTCGGCCTGTCCGGGGAGCAGCCGCAGCTGGTCGATCCGGTGGCGGCGGACCCGGCGGTGGCCGCGGTGCGGGCCGGGCACCGCATCCAGCTCGGCGGCAAGCACGAGATCGGCTTCTCCCCGGACGACGACGTGGTGCTGCACCGGCGGGCCCGCCTCGACTTCCACAGCAACGGCATGGTGTTCACCGCCTTCGACGGCACCGGCGCCGAGGTCGACCGGCGCGAGTACTACTCCGTCGGCGGCGGCTTCGTGCTGGACGAGGACGAGGCCGGGCGGCCCGTGCTGGCCGAGGACCCGACGCCGGTCCGCTACCCGTTCACCACCGGCGACGAGCTGCTGGCGCTGACGGCGGAGACCGGCCTGCGGATCAGCGACCTGATGCTGGCCAACGAGCGGTCGTGGCGCGGGGAACCGGAGATCCGCGCCGGGCTGCTGCACATCTGGTCGGTGATGCGCGAGTGCGTGGACCGCGGCACGCGCACCGGCGGCACGCTGCCCGGCGGGCTCCAGGTCCGCCGCCGGGCAGCCGCCCTGCGCGACCGGCTGGAGTCCGGTGTGGACGACCACGATCCGTTGCACGCCATGGAATGGGTCACCTTGTTCGCGCTCGCGGTGAACGAGGAGAACGCCGCGGGCGGCCGGGTGGTCACCGCGCCCACCAACGGCGCGGCGGGCATCGTGCCCGCGGTGCTGCACTACGGCGCCCGGTTCCTGCCGGGCTTTGGCGACGAGGACGTGGTGCGGTTCCTGCTCACCGCCGGCGCGATCGGCCTGCTGTTCAAGGAGAACGCCTCCATCTCCGGTGCCGAGGTCGGCTGCCAGGGCGAGGTCGGCTCGGCCTGCTCGATGGCGGCGGCCGGGCTGGCCGAGGTGCTCGGCGGCTCGCCGGAGCAGGTGGAGAACGCCGCCGAGATCGGCATCGAGCACAACCTGGGCCTGACCTGCGACCCGGTCGGCGGGCTGGTGCAGATCCCGTGCATCGAGCGCAACGCGGTGGCCTCGGTCAAGGCGATCACCGCGGCGCGCATGGCGGTGCGGGGCGACGGGGCGCACCACGTCTCGCTGGACAAGGCGATCAAAACCATGCGCGAGACCGGCGCGGACATGAAGGACAAGTACAAGGAGACCGCCCGTGGCGGGCTGGCTCTCAACATCGTCGAATGCTGA
- a CDS encoding GntR family transcriptional regulator has translation MTIAPDELERQPASLADRAYAALTDRLIMLEIPPMAPIDDVAVAESLGVGRTPVREALKRLEIDRLVVSYPRRGTFATGVDITDLAYISEIRVQLEPVAARRAAEKSGDAARAKLAELAETIRTNDVHTLARDELMHWDMRVHRAFYRAAGNPHLEDTLVRYNNLATRIFCLFLDRVSHFDAHIGEHAGLLEAIAAGDGARAATLARDHVTGFEKAIRAIL, from the coding sequence GTGACCATCGCCCCTGACGAGCTCGAGCGGCAGCCCGCCTCGCTGGCCGACCGCGCCTACGCCGCGCTCACCGACCGGCTGATCATGCTCGAGATCCCGCCCATGGCCCCGATCGACGACGTCGCGGTGGCCGAGTCCCTCGGCGTCGGCCGGACCCCGGTCCGCGAGGCGCTCAAGCGGCTCGAGATCGACCGCCTGGTGGTCTCCTATCCCCGCCGCGGCACCTTCGCCACCGGCGTGGACATCACCGACCTGGCCTACATCTCCGAGATCCGCGTGCAGCTCGAACCGGTCGCCGCGCGCCGCGCCGCCGAGAAGTCCGGCGACGCGGCACGCGCCAAGCTGGCCGAACTCGCCGAGACGATCCGGACCAACGACGTGCACACCCTGGCCCGCGACGAGCTGATGCACTGGGACATGCGCGTCCACCGCGCGTTCTACCGGGCCGCGGGCAACCCGCACCTGGAAGACACGCTCGTCCGGTACAACAACCTCGCGACCAGGATCTTCTGCCTGTTCCTGGACCGGGTCAGCCACTTCGACGCGCACATCGGCGAGCACGCCGGCCTGCTCGAAGCCATCGCCGCCGGCGACGGTGCGCGGGCCGCCACCCTGGCCCGCGACCACGTCACCGGCTTCGAGAAGGCGATCCGCGCGATCCTCTGA
- a CDS encoding GcvT family protein has translation MSTTPRVVIIGAGIVGANLADELTGRGWHRVTVLDQGPLPLTGGSTSHAPGLVYQTNASKTMTEFAAYTVDKLLGLDVDGAWCFNQVGGLEVATTPERLADLHRKQGWALSWGVPAEVVDPARCAELHPLLDKEKVLGGLHTPTDGLAKASRAVVALAARAESRGAVFRGSTRVTDVLQQGGRVTGVRTDAGDEIPADIVVSCAGFWGRAVGELVGMKVPLLPLAHQYARTSQLPELVGRNDELIEARLPILRHQDHDLYYREHNDCLGIGTYAHRPMPARLSDLPEVDSLSEQAMPSMLPFTEEDFAPSWEHSRALLPALRDAKVETGFNGVFSFTPDNGPLLGESPDVAGFWIAEAVWVTHSAGVAKAVAQLLVDGRSEVELHGCDVNRFDELQTTDAYVDETAQRNFVEIYDVLHPLQPKLSPRELKVSPFYARQQELGAFFLEAHTWERPHWYEANARLVKELPPEWQPPSRDAWSSMFHSPIAAAEAWKTRTAVAMYDMTPLKRIEVSGPGATEFLQRLTTGKMDKSVGSVTYTLLLDRAGGIRSDLTVARLGENVFQVGANGNLDVDYFRRQAPADHSVQIRDITGGTCCIGVWGPLARELVQPLADADFSHEALKYFRLRHAHLAGIPVTAMRLSYVGELGWELYTSAEYGRRLWDVLWEAGQPLGVIAAGRAAFNSLRLEKGYRAWGSDMTTEHNPYEAGLGFAVNKKKTGYVGHEAIAGLEHETPARRLACLTVDDGRSVVLGHEPVFLDGQPAGYVTSAAFGHTIGKPIAYAWLPSSAVEGTSVEIQYFGRKVRATVTAEPLVDPEMTRIRR, from the coding sequence ATGAGCACCACGCCTCGCGTTGTCATCATCGGAGCCGGGATCGTCGGCGCCAACCTGGCCGACGAGCTGACCGGGCGCGGCTGGCACCGGGTCACCGTGCTCGACCAGGGCCCGCTGCCGCTGACCGGCGGCTCCACCTCGCACGCACCCGGCCTCGTCTACCAGACCAACGCGTCCAAGACGATGACCGAATTCGCCGCCTACACCGTGGACAAGCTGCTGGGTCTCGACGTGGACGGTGCCTGGTGCTTCAACCAGGTCGGCGGCCTGGAGGTCGCGACCACACCGGAGCGCCTGGCCGATCTGCACCGCAAGCAGGGCTGGGCCCTGTCCTGGGGCGTGCCCGCCGAGGTGGTCGATCCGGCCCGGTGCGCCGAGCTGCATCCCTTGCTGGACAAGGAAAAGGTGCTCGGCGGCCTGCACACGCCGACCGACGGGCTGGCCAAGGCGTCCCGCGCGGTGGTCGCGCTGGCCGCCCGCGCCGAGTCGCGCGGCGCGGTGTTCCGCGGCTCGACCCGCGTCACCGACGTTCTGCAGCAGGGCGGCCGGGTCACCGGCGTGCGCACCGACGCCGGTGACGAGATCCCGGCCGACATCGTGGTGTCCTGCGCGGGATTCTGGGGTCGCGCGGTCGGCGAGCTGGTCGGCATGAAGGTGCCGCTGCTGCCGCTGGCCCACCAGTACGCCCGCACGAGCCAGCTGCCCGAGCTGGTCGGCCGCAACGACGAGCTGATCGAGGCGCGCCTGCCGATCCTGCGGCACCAGGACCACGACCTGTACTACCGCGAGCACAACGACTGCCTCGGCATCGGCACCTACGCCCACCGCCCGATGCCCGCCCGGCTGAGCGACCTGCCCGAGGTGGACAGCCTGAGCGAGCAGGCCATGCCGTCGATGCTGCCGTTCACCGAGGAGGACTTCGCACCGTCGTGGGAGCACAGCCGGGCGCTGCTGCCCGCGTTGCGCGACGCCAAGGTGGAAACCGGGTTCAACGGGGTGTTCTCGTTCACCCCGGACAACGGCCCGCTGCTCGGCGAGTCGCCGGACGTGGCCGGGTTCTGGATCGCCGAGGCGGTGTGGGTGACGCATTCGGCCGGGGTGGCGAAGGCGGTCGCGCAGCTGCTCGTGGACGGCCGCAGCGAGGTCGAGCTGCACGGCTGCGACGTCAACCGGTTCGATGAACTGCAGACCACCGACGCCTACGTGGACGAGACCGCGCAGCGGAACTTCGTGGAGATCTACGACGTGCTGCACCCGTTGCAGCCCAAGCTTTCCCCGCGTGAGCTGAAGGTCAGCCCGTTCTACGCGCGGCAGCAGGAACTGGGCGCGTTCTTCCTCGAAGCCCACACCTGGGAGCGGCCGCACTGGTACGAAGCCAACGCCCGGCTGGTCAAGGAGCTGCCGCCGGAGTGGCAGCCGCCGTCGCGGGACGCGTGGTCGTCGATGTTCCACTCGCCGATCGCGGCGGCCGAGGCGTGGAAGACGCGCACGGCGGTGGCGATGTACGACATGACCCCGCTCAAGCGGATCGAGGTCTCCGGCCCTGGCGCGACGGAGTTCCTGCAGCGCCTGACCACCGGCAAGATGGACAAGTCGGTCGGCTCGGTGACCTACACGCTGTTGCTCGACCGCGCGGGCGGGATCCGCTCGGACCTGACCGTGGCCCGCCTCGGCGAGAACGTGTTCCAGGTGGGCGCGAACGGGAACCTCGACGTGGACTACTTCCGCCGCCAGGCTCCGGCCGACCACAGCGTGCAGATCCGCGACATCACCGGCGGTACCTGCTGCATCGGCGTCTGGGGACCGCTGGCACGGGAGCTGGTGCAGCCACTGGCGGACGCCGACTTCTCGCACGAAGCGCTGAAGTACTTCCGGCTGCGGCACGCGCACCTGGCGGGCATCCCGGTCACCGCGATGCGACTGTCCTATGTGGGCGAACTCGGCTGGGAGCTGTACACCAGCGCCGAATACGGCAGGCGGCTGTGGGACGTGCTGTGGGAGGCCGGGCAGCCGCTCGGCGTGATCGCCGCCGGGCGGGCCGCGTTCAACAGCCTGCGCCTGGAGAAGGGCTACCGGGCGTGGGGGAGTGACATGACCACCGAGCACAACCCCTACGAAGCGGGGCTCGGGTTCGCGGTGAACAAGAAGAAGACCGGGTACGTCGGCCACGAGGCGATCGCCGGGCTGGAGCACGAGACGCCCGCGCGCCGGCTGGCCTGCCTCACCGTGGACGACGGGCGGAGCGTGGTGCTCGGCCACGAACCGGTGTTCCTGGACGGCCAGCCCGCCGGTTATGTCACCTCGGCCGCGTTCGGGCACACCATCGGCAAGCCGATCGCCTACGCCTGGCTCCCGTCGTCGGCGGTGGAGGGCACGTCGGTGGAGATCCAGTACTTCGGGCGGAAGGTGCGTGCCACCGTCACCGCCGAACCGCTGGTGGACCCGGAAATGACCCGCATCCGCCGATGA
- a CDS encoding sarcosine oxidase subunit gamma has product MADTLYRTHPLEHRREALAGLPAGLTAYPEDLFAAVDLRVDPAGPGAEAVGRALGTALPVEPNTWTHTTDGQVVWLGPDEWLVTSSTAQPQQFEQELGWVVSAFDGAAVDVSAQRTSIRLRGELARELLSLGCALDLRPTAFGPGACAQTQLGQAGVLLLALGDGDFRVFVRQSFATYLADWVLDAAEDFSDFRKET; this is encoded by the coding sequence ATGGCTGACACCCTCTACCGCACGCACCCGCTGGAGCACCGGCGGGAAGCGCTGGCCGGGCTGCCCGCCGGGCTCACCGCGTATCCGGAAGACCTGTTCGCGGCGGTGGACCTGCGGGTCGATCCCGCCGGGCCGGGGGCCGAGGCGGTCGGCCGCGCGCTCGGCACCGCGCTGCCGGTCGAACCCAACACCTGGACCCACACCACCGACGGCCAGGTCGTCTGGCTCGGTCCCGACGAGTGGCTGGTGACCAGCTCGACCGCGCAACCCCAGCAGTTCGAGCAGGAACTGGGCTGGGTCGTGTCGGCCTTCGACGGCGCGGCGGTGGACGTCTCCGCGCAGCGCACCAGCATCCGGCTGCGCGGGGAACTGGCCAGGGAACTGCTTTCGCTGGGCTGCGCCCTCGATCTGCGGCCCACCGCGTTCGGGCCCGGCGCCTGCGCGCAGACCCAGCTCGGCCAGGCCGGCGTGCTGCTGCTCGCGCTCGGCGACGGCGACTTCCGCGTGTTCGTGCGGCAGTCCTTCGCCACCTATCTCGCCGACTGGGTGCTCGACGCCGCCGAAGACTTTTCAGACTTCCGGAAGGAGACCTGA